In a genomic window of Colius striatus isolate bColStr4 chromosome 2, bColStr4.1.hap1, whole genome shotgun sequence:
- the PPIL4 gene encoding peptidyl-prolyl cis-trans isomerase-like 4 isoform X1: protein MAVLLETTLGDLVIDLYTEERPRACLNFLKLCKVKYYNYCLIHNVQRDFIIQTGDPMGTGRGGESIFCQLYGDQARFFEAEKVPRIKHKKKGTVSMVNNGNDEHGSQFLITTGENLDYLDGVHTVFGEVTEGMDVLKTINETFVDKDFIPYQDIRITHTVILDDPFEDPPGLSVPDRSPEPTKEQLDSGRIGADEEIDDLKGRSVDEIEEVEAEKEAKTRAILLEMVGDLPDAEVKPPENVLFVCKLNPVTTDEDLEIIFSRFGPIKSCEVIRDWKTGESLCYAFIEFEKEEDCEKAYFKMDNVLIDDRRIHVDFSQSVAKIKWRGKGGRYTKDDFKEYEKERDKSSKVALKEKVKPKQDAKYDLVLDEDIEESQTSQSRFAKKQKKKKHHHSEDEEDDKRSKKSKDSDRKYEGERCREKTKSEKKDRHRSRSRSQERDYTYSKQKDKYKDDSRVRDWDRKADRSRSPKKSRDKERSEYR, encoded by the exons ATGGCCGTGCTGCTGGAGACAACGCTGGGCGACCTGGTGATCGATCTGTACACGGAGGAGCGCCCCCGCG CTTGTCTGAATTTTCTAAAGCTCTGCAAAGTCAAGTACTACAACTACTGTCTTATTCATAATGTACAG AGGGATTTTATTATACAAACTGGTGACCCCATGGGAACTGGCCGTGGAGGGGAATCCATATTTTG TCAACTCTATGGTGATCAAGCTAGATtttttgaagcagaaaaagTGCCAAGAATTAAGCACAAGAAGAAGGGAACTGTGTCGATGGTGAACAACGGCAACGATGAGCATGGATCACAG TTTCTTATTACTACAGGGGAAAACCTGGATTACCTTGATGGTGTGCACACAGTGTTTGGAGAAGTGACGGAAGGCATGGATGTATTGAAGACAATTAATGAAACCTTTGTAGATAAGGATTTTATCCCATATCAAGATATCAG gataacTCATACAGTAATTTTAGATGATCCATTTGAAGATCCACCTGGCTTGTCTGTCCCTGATCGCTCACCAGAACCTACTAAGGAACAGCTAGAT AGTGGCAGAATAGGAGCAGATGAAGAAATCGATGACTTGAAAGGACGGTCTGTAGATGAAATAGAAGAAgttgaagcagaaaaagaagcaaaaactcGTGCCATTCTTCTGGAAATG GTGGGAGACTTACCAGATGCAGAGGTCAAGCCACCGGAAAAtgtgttgtttgtttgtaaACTGAATCCTGTGACCACAGATGAAGACCTGGAGATAATATTCTCACGATTCGGTCCCATTAAAAG CTGTGAAGTGATTAGAGACTGGAAGACTGGTGAATCTCTTTGTTATGCTTTCATTGAATTTGAAAAG GAGGAAGACTGTGAGAAAGCCTACTTCAAAATGGACAATGTGCTGATAGATGACAGACGGATACATGTGGATTTTAGCCAGTCAGTTGCGAAGATAAAGTGGAGGGGAAAAG GTGGGCGCTATACCAAGGATGATTTCAAAGAGTACGAAAAGGAACGAGACAAATCTTCAAAAGTTGCTCTGAAAGAGAAAGTTAAACCAAAGCAGGA TGCCAAGTATGACCTTGTGCTGGATGAGGACATAGAAGAGTCTCAAACCAGTCAGTCACGCTTTGctaaaaaacagaagaagaaaaagcaccaCCACTCTGAAGATGAAGAGGATGACAAGAGGAGCAAAAAGTCGAAG GATTCTGACCGAAAATATGAAGGAGAACGCTGCAGAGAGAAGACAAAGAGTGAGAAGAAAGACAGGCATCGGAGTCGCAGCCGATCTCAAGAGAGAGACTACACTTAcagcaaacaaaaagacaaatacAAAGACGACTCCCGAGTAAGAGACTGGGATAGAAAAGCAGACAGAAGCAGAAGTCCTAAGAAATCAAGAGACAAAGAGAGGTCCGAGTACAGATGA
- the PPIL4 gene encoding peptidyl-prolyl cis-trans isomerase-like 4 isoform X2 — protein MGTGRGGESIFCQLYGDQARFFEAEKVPRIKHKKKGTVSMVNNGNDEHGSQFLITTGENLDYLDGVHTVFGEVTEGMDVLKTINETFVDKDFIPYQDIRITHTVILDDPFEDPPGLSVPDRSPEPTKEQLDSGRIGADEEIDDLKGRSVDEIEEVEAEKEAKTRAILLEMVGDLPDAEVKPPENVLFVCKLNPVTTDEDLEIIFSRFGPIKSCEVIRDWKTGESLCYAFIEFEKEEDCEKAYFKMDNVLIDDRRIHVDFSQSVAKIKWRGKGGRYTKDDFKEYEKERDKSSKVALKEKVKPKQDAKYDLVLDEDIEESQTSQSRFAKKQKKKKHHHSEDEEDDKRSKKSKDSDRKYEGERCREKTKSEKKDRHRSRSRSQERDYTYSKQKDKYKDDSRVRDWDRKADRSRSPKKSRDKERSEYR, from the exons ATGGGAACTGGCCGTGGAGGGGAATCCATATTTTG TCAACTCTATGGTGATCAAGCTAGATtttttgaagcagaaaaagTGCCAAGAATTAAGCACAAGAAGAAGGGAACTGTGTCGATGGTGAACAACGGCAACGATGAGCATGGATCACAG TTTCTTATTACTACAGGGGAAAACCTGGATTACCTTGATGGTGTGCACACAGTGTTTGGAGAAGTGACGGAAGGCATGGATGTATTGAAGACAATTAATGAAACCTTTGTAGATAAGGATTTTATCCCATATCAAGATATCAG gataacTCATACAGTAATTTTAGATGATCCATTTGAAGATCCACCTGGCTTGTCTGTCCCTGATCGCTCACCAGAACCTACTAAGGAACAGCTAGAT AGTGGCAGAATAGGAGCAGATGAAGAAATCGATGACTTGAAAGGACGGTCTGTAGATGAAATAGAAGAAgttgaagcagaaaaagaagcaaaaactcGTGCCATTCTTCTGGAAATG GTGGGAGACTTACCAGATGCAGAGGTCAAGCCACCGGAAAAtgtgttgtttgtttgtaaACTGAATCCTGTGACCACAGATGAAGACCTGGAGATAATATTCTCACGATTCGGTCCCATTAAAAG CTGTGAAGTGATTAGAGACTGGAAGACTGGTGAATCTCTTTGTTATGCTTTCATTGAATTTGAAAAG GAGGAAGACTGTGAGAAAGCCTACTTCAAAATGGACAATGTGCTGATAGATGACAGACGGATACATGTGGATTTTAGCCAGTCAGTTGCGAAGATAAAGTGGAGGGGAAAAG GTGGGCGCTATACCAAGGATGATTTCAAAGAGTACGAAAAGGAACGAGACAAATCTTCAAAAGTTGCTCTGAAAGAGAAAGTTAAACCAAAGCAGGA TGCCAAGTATGACCTTGTGCTGGATGAGGACATAGAAGAGTCTCAAACCAGTCAGTCACGCTTTGctaaaaaacagaagaagaaaaagcaccaCCACTCTGAAGATGAAGAGGATGACAAGAGGAGCAAAAAGTCGAAG GATTCTGACCGAAAATATGAAGGAGAACGCTGCAGAGAGAAGACAAAGAGTGAGAAGAAAGACAGGCATCGGAGTCGCAGCCGATCTCAAGAGAGAGACTACACTTAcagcaaacaaaaagacaaatacAAAGACGACTCCCGAGTAAGAGACTGGGATAGAAAAGCAGACAGAAGCAGAAGTCCTAAGAAATCAAGAGACAAAGAGAGGTCCGAGTACAGATGA